The nucleotide window TTTTGGTGCCGGCGCCTACAATGATGGCGCGGTTATCTCCTCTGGCCCGGTAACTGTTATAATAAGCATCATCGAGGTTTTGATTGCCATTGCCAGCTGCGGCCACTACAATGATGCCAGAGTCAGTGGCGGCTTTGGTGATATCCCATACAGCCTGATTAAAATCAGCAGGAACATAATTACCACCTGAACCGCCGGTCTGCATTTCATACAGGAACACATCGCCGCGGCGCAGTCTTGCCAGTCCGGTTGCAATACCGCCCGGTCTTCCAATCACACGTTCGGAGATAACGTAACAACTATCCGCTCCATATACCATACCGGTTACACCAAAGCCGTTATTCCTTCCTAACAGTATGCTGATTACTGCGGTGCCGTGGTCTTTATACTGATCATCCGGCGGCGGTAATACTTCCAGGGCTCTTGAGCCAACAAGGTCTTCATGATTTTTATTGTATCCCCATTCAATGTCGGCAATACGAACACCGGAGCCGGTAACACCGACAGACCAGGCATAGGTGGCGTTGATACCGCGCACATTAGGGTTGGTGGCGTCTACATCGTTTCTATAGTATTGCTGCGCGGAGAAATCGGGTGATACAGGAGGCGGGGGAGGAGTTACCGGCTCTATGGCTGCATATTCCACGATATCCAGTTTCTCAAATTCATCTGCGAGTTTTAATACATCGGCAGGCTGCATGGTGGTGGCTTCCTTTACATAAAGCAGACCTCTGAAGGCGTAGCGGTTGAACTGTCCGGGTGTTGCTGCTGCCGCCAGACGGCCTTGTTTCATGGCTGCTTTTTCTTCTGGTGCAAAAGGAATCACCTGTTCATAGGTAAATGACTGAACATTGCCAGAGGTCCTTCCCCAGGTGCTGGCAGCAGATGGAGCAAGGGTTTCCGAAAATACAGGCTGGTTTTTTTCGACGGCCAGGATAGCAGCTGCTTTAAATTTTACGAGTAACCGGTATTGATCTGTTCCGGGTAGAAGATGGTTCTGACCTTTCAGACTGCCTGGGGGGTGAAGCTGATCAACAGGGTTACTGATGGTGGGTTCCTGGATTTTTTTGGTACATGCTGCAATGCTCAGACATAAAGCAATGATGAATAATAGGTGCTTTTTCATTGTGGGTTTTTTATTGATTGATAAAGAATAGTGCTACGGATTTCCGACTGTCTGTTGGTGGCAGATCGCTTGCGTTTGTTCACTGTAAATAGTTGGGCACTTGGTTGGAAGTGCTGATAAGTATAATGCTGATGTATGATGATATCAGATCCTGCTACTGCTGGTGGTGGGTAACCGGGAAAAGATATGGAAATGACGGGTTTTAAAAAACAATCAGTAATGGGCTATAGGTACTATGCTCGACGGTTGATGGCGTGAATGTACGTAGTGACACTGCGGTGGGGCGGATGCTGAGAAAAAGAAGGGTGCCCGGAGCAGATGTATAGAGAGTTAACCCGGAATGAATTCTACTCCTTGTTATTTCGCAGTTGAATGACTTATATTAAAAAAGGCTTCCTGAAATTACACTGAAACGGAACACGACTTTTCTCGCAAAAAAACTTGTCCATTTTAGCTATATTGGAATAAACAACATAACGATATTGAATGAGGCATAATTGGAAATACCGATTGGAACCTCAGTATACATTGACTGTCTCTATCTACCACTGTTACAACAATCGATTGCTGAAATGTTGCTTCCTGGCCTGGACGTAGTCCATTCTATTACGAACTCATAGCATGGAATTCTATTCTCCTACACATTAAAAAAAACATTTATGAAAAAAGATCTATCCCTGACAGCCCAGAGAATGGGTCAGATTCAGATGCAGTACCGTGAGCTGATCACCGCAGGTACCACATTTTCAATCGCTGATTTTCTGAATTTTGACAATTTTACCCTAAAGGAATACTGTCAAACACTAAACCCTCATCCTCAAAGTGAGACTATTATTAAGATTGCTCAACAGTACTGCGAGGAGCATGGTATCTGGATTGAACAGGCAAAGCATTATATCACTTGCGAGCTTTTTCTATATCCCGATGCGGAGTTTGACAGACTGGTATCGATGGTTGAAAACAATGCCATAGATTATTATCTAAATGATATTATTGGCCGGGATCTTTTCGGTCACCTAAATGCGGACAGGCAACATGAAGCAAGGGAGTTAATGAAAAGAATGTCAAGTGTAGACTGTAACTTATTACTACCGGATAATGCAACATCGGTTGAAAAGGCCAATATTGAAATCCTCAGGTTCATGAAGAATACCTCTCCATTTCCCTGGTTTGAAAAGTTCCTGCATCTTTATTGTTATCATATTGATGTTACTCATAAGGACGGTAACTCTGATGCACAGGGTTATATCCCATCTATAAACGAGTATATTGAACTACGTTGCCATACTTCCGGCATGCACCACATTGTAATGCTCATTGAGTATGCTGATGGTAACTTCCTGAATATGGACTGGTGCTCAGATTTAGGTATTGATAACTATTTACAAAGAGTAAACTTTTTAACTGCTGCTTTTGGATGTCTTTCAAATGACCTCTTTTCTTTTGAAAAGGAGGTTATTGATAATTCGACGGATGCCAATCTCTTAACGGTAGTTGCATTAAATAATCCAATGTTTACACTAACAGAGGTGATCGTTAAATCGGCAAAAATTGTCCAGGAAGTATTAATTGAATTATTGGATTTAATTAATAAAATTAAAAAGCGGGTGCATGATTCATCTGGGATTGATGAATTGAGAACGGATTCCCTGAATAAATATCTGAAAGGTATTGAAAAGTGTTTACAGGCCAGTTGGCTGTGGCAGGTTTATACAAAAAGGTATAAACGCCCAGCTTCAATTTTTGAGGAAACCCAATTACCTGGATCAGTGGCTCAAGCTGTATAGCAAATAAATACTTTTCAGAACTCGGAACTATTTTTTAAGTTGATCGTCACAGTGGTGCTTTAAGTGCTGTGTTAATACTTTTGCAACATCCTTAACCACAATTGGTTTTGATAGAATAGCTGAAGCTCCGGCTGTTATAAAATTAACATGGTTTTCAGCGAAAGCATCTGCTGTGGCGATCACTACAGGTATATTCTTTGTTCTGTTATCTGATTTTAATTTCTTCAATGTCTCTATACCATTAAGTACCGGCATCGTACTATCGAGGATGATTAAGTCCGGTAATTTTTTTTCTATCGCATCTAAAGCCTCTTGTCCATTTGAGGTAATTCTCACTTTGCAGCCGAGGCCTTCCAGTATCTTGGAAAAAAGCATGCAATTCATATCGTCATCATCTGCCATTACTATGTTATGCGGAAACTCAAAAATGTCCATGTCATCATCCTCATTCTCATCTTCAATATTTTCCTGTTTACCTACCACCAATGGTAATATTACAGAGAATGTCGTGTGTTCAGGCATTGGATTATTTACAGCAACCCTTCCATTCATTGATTCTGCAATATTCTTCACAAGTGTGAGTCCTAATCCGGTTCCTTCTGTTTGCCTATTACCTTTAGATGTTACGAATGGATCAAATATTTGAGCGATTTTTTCATTTGGAATAATCTCTCCCTTACTGGTAACGTCAATTTGATATGTCTTCCCGTTCACAGCAACTTTCAAATATATCGTGCTGTATTTGTGTGAATATTTTATTGCATTCCCCATCAGATTATTAATTATCTCACTTATTTTTAACGGATCCCCAATGATTACTGAAGGCATATTTTCATCAACAATTAATTTTACCTGGATCCCTTTACCCCTGGCCAATAATTTATAAACAGCTATGAATTTTTCAAAAAATGAAGTTACCTGAAAATGAGAAAGAACAACGGGATCTATCTGGCCCGATTCAATCTTAGACATGCTAAGAACATTGTTCACAATATTTTTTGCTTCATTGGATGAATTTCTGATAATATCTATTAGGTTTTCGATGTTTTTCAGCTCTTCGTTTGTAAGTGTTTCCTTTTTTATTAAATGAGAAGCTAAGATGATTTGATTAAGCGCATTTCTCAGTTCATGGCTGATCTGGTAAGTAAAAACTTTTATAAACTGATTGGCTCGTTTAAGCTCCGGGTAGTAGTCATTGGAATGTACATATGGCCTGCTAATCACCAAAATTAAAAATAATACACCAGCCAAAGCCATTGATTGGATAATATAACCGGTATCTAATCCTAATGGCTGAAGCTCGATTGAGTTTAAATAGTAAATTGTTTGCAAGGCTATTAGGGTGAGAATTGCTGAAGCCAGGCAAAATCTTCTAAGGGTTTTTTCTTTAAACAGCAGGTAAAGTATTGAAATTAGAAATACTACCATACATTGTAATTGTAGCAACCCTCCCAAAATGATACCGAATGCTATTACAGCCAGGCATTGGGAAAAATAAATTACCAGACTCGCTGCCAAATGTTTTTTATAATGGTTTAAGGGAAGAACTGAAAGTGTAAGCAGGAAATCAATGCCAGCTGTAATTACCATTACTACATTTTTGGTAATTACAAAGTAGATCGGGGCAATTATCATTACCATTAAAGCCACCGATGTGCCAATGGAGTTCGTAAGTTTTATTCTCTTTACTTTATCTTGATCATCGACACCAATGGTGCCAATGTGCAAAACAGTTGAGACAAAATCGACAATCTTTTTTTTAAAACCAACAGAATTGCTTTGGGTGTTAAGTGTAACATTCATGCTTGTAGGATTTTATTAAGGGTCAAAACTTTATGCTATTTTGAGTGAAACATCTGATACAGTGACAGCGTGAAATTTCCTTGTAACCAATCTTCTTTTATGATATATTGGTTTATAATACTATGTGTTCGTTGTAGGCTTCGTTAATTTAGTATTATTTCGCGAAAGATAGTGATATTCTGTATGGCAATTGTGAATTAAATGTTAACGACTTTTGGCTCCTGAAACGTCGTTTTGCTAATATTTTACTACCAACCTAAAAAAACAACCTAGTATGAATGAAGCTATCAACCAATCTGGATTTGAGTTTGATAAAAGGCTCGATTCCTCACTTTATATAACATTTGAGAAGAACGAGTCCTATGCCATTGATATTTTCGAGTATTATGTTACTTCCATACAAATGAAATTAGCAGACCTGGAAGATGCTATTTTGAACAGGGATGTTGATAGAGTTGATCTTTTGAGTCATGCACACATTTCTACCTATAATTATGTTGGACTTTCTTTTATTGCG belongs to Chitinophaga sp. HK235 and includes:
- a CDS encoding S8 family serine peptidase translates to MKKHLLFIIALCLSIAACTKKIQEPTISNPVDQLHPPGSLKGQNHLLPGTDQYRLLVKFKAAAILAVEKNQPVFSETLAPSAASTWGRTSGNVQSFTYEQVIPFAPEEKAAMKQGRLAAAATPGQFNRYAFRGLLYVKEATTMQPADVLKLADEFEKLDIVEYAAIEPVTPPPPPVSPDFSAQQYYRNDVDATNPNVRGINATYAWSVGVTGSGVRIADIEWGYNKNHEDLVGSRALEVLPPPDDQYKDHGTAVISILLGRNNGFGVTGMVYGADSCYVISERVIGRPGGIATGLARLRRGDVFLYEMQTGGSGGNYVPADFNQAVWDITKAATDSGIIVVAAAGNGNQNLDDAYYNSYRARGDNRAIIVGAGTKISRNKASFSTYGSTVHLQGWGDWTVVSAGYGSLYNGGPNATYASDFSGTSSATPIVASAVIAVQSWYKAHKGTVLSPLAMRNLLINTGTPQGTGGHIGPLPNIKAAIESLSAAGVTAPQP
- a CDS encoding terpene synthase family protein; this translates as MKKDLSLTAQRMGQIQMQYRELITAGTTFSIADFLNFDNFTLKEYCQTLNPHPQSETIIKIAQQYCEEHGIWIEQAKHYITCELFLYPDAEFDRLVSMVENNAIDYYLNDIIGRDLFGHLNADRQHEARELMKRMSSVDCNLLLPDNATSVEKANIEILRFMKNTSPFPWFEKFLHLYCYHIDVTHKDGNSDAQGYIPSINEYIELRCHTSGMHHIVMLIEYADGNFLNMDWCSDLGIDNYLQRVNFLTAAFGCLSNDLFSFEKEVIDNSTDANLLTVVALNNPMFTLTEVIVKSAKIVQEVLIELLDLINKIKKRVHDSSGIDELRTDSLNKYLKGIEKCLQASWLWQVYTKRYKRPASIFEETQLPGSVAQAV
- a CDS encoding hybrid sensor histidine kinase/response regulator; translated protein: MNVTLNTQSNSVGFKKKIVDFVSTVLHIGTIGVDDQDKVKRIKLTNSIGTSVALMVMIIAPIYFVITKNVVMVITAGIDFLLTLSVLPLNHYKKHLAASLVIYFSQCLAVIAFGIILGGLLQLQCMVVFLISILYLLFKEKTLRRFCLASAILTLIALQTIYYLNSIELQPLGLDTGYIIQSMALAGVLFLILVISRPYVHSNDYYPELKRANQFIKVFTYQISHELRNALNQIILASHLIKKETLTNEELKNIENLIDIIRNSSNEAKNIVNNVLSMSKIESGQIDPVVLSHFQVTSFFEKFIAVYKLLARGKGIQVKLIVDENMPSVIIGDPLKISEIINNLMGNAIKYSHKYSTIYLKVAVNGKTYQIDVTSKGEIIPNEKIAQIFDPFVTSKGNRQTEGTGLGLTLVKNIAESMNGRVAVNNPMPEHTTFSVILPLVVGKQENIEDENEDDDMDIFEFPHNIVMADDDDMNCMLFSKILEGLGCKVRITSNGQEALDAIEKKLPDLIILDSTMPVLNGIETLKKLKSDNRTKNIPVVIATADAFAENHVNFITAGASAILSKPIVVKDVAKVLTQHLKHHCDDQLKK